One genomic window of Podarcis muralis chromosome 9, rPodMur119.hap1.1, whole genome shotgun sequence includes the following:
- the NKX6-1 gene encoding homeobox protein Nkx-6.1, translating to MLAVGQMDGTPRQSAFLLSSPPLAALHSMAEMKTPLYPAAAYPLPPPTAGAAVPSGPSSLSCSSSSSSSSSSASASPSPPLGSPTPAGLKPHSAGALSALGSPPQQLSAATPHGINDILSRPSMPALAVSSAAAASSSVASSTSASPAAGLLAGLPRFSSLSPPPPPPGLYFSPSAAAAVAAVGRYPKPLAELPGRTPIFWPGVMQSPPWRDARLACTPHQGSILLDKDGKRKHTRPTFSGQQIFALEKTFEQTKYLAGPERARLAYSLGMTESQVKVWFQNRRTKWRKKHAAEMATAKKKQDSETERLKGASENEEDDDDYNKPLDPNSDDEKITQLLKKHKTGGASASLLLHTSENEGSS from the exons ATGCTGGCGGTGGGGCAAATGGATGGCACCCCCCGGCAGAGCGCCTTCCTGCTCAGCAGCCCCCCCTTGGCCGCCTTGCACAGCATGGCCGAGATGAAGACCCCTCTGTACCCCGCCGCGGCCTACCCGCTGCCGCCCCCCACAGCAGGCGCGGCTGTTCCCAGTGGACCCTCGTCCTTGTcctgttcctcctcttcctcgtcgtCGTCTTCCTCGGCCTCAGCCTCTCCCTCGCCGCCGCTAGGCTCCCCGACGCCGGCCGGCCTCAAGCCCCACAGCGCGGGGGCCCTGTCAGCGCTGGGCTCCCCCCCGCAGCAGCTCTCCGCCGCCACCCCGCACGGCATCAACGACATCCTCAGCCGGCCGTCCATGCCCGCCCTCGCCGTCTCCTCggcagccgccgcctcctcctcggtGGCCTCCTCGACGTCCGCCTCGCCGGCCGCCGGCCTCCTGGCTGGGCTGCCTcgcttcagcagcctcagccccccgccgcccccgccgGGCCTCTACTTCAGccccagcgccgccgccgccgtggccgCCGTGGGGCGCTACCCCAAGCCCCTGGCCGAGCTGCCCGGCAGGACCCCCATCTTTTGGCCAGGGGTGATGCAGAGCCCGCCTTGGAGGGACGCGAGACTCGCCTGCACGCCGC ATCAAGGCTCGATTTTGCTGGATAAAGACGGCAAAAGGAAGCACACAAGACCGACGTTTTCCGGCCAGCAGATTTTCGCTTTGGAAAAGACTTTTGAGCAAACGAAATATTTAGCCGGGCCGGAACGGGCGAGGCTCGCCTATTCGCTGGGGATGACCGAAAGCCAAGTCAAG GTTTGGTTCCAGAACCGGAGGACCAAATGGCGGAAGAAGCACGCGGCCGAGATGGCTACGGCCAAGAAGAAGCAAGACTCCGAGACGGAGCGGCTGAAGGGCGCCTCGGAGAACGAGGAAGACGACGACGACTACAACAAGCCCCTGGACCCCAATTCGGACGACGAGAAGATCACGCAGCTGCTGAAGAAGCACAAGACCGGGGGCGCCAGCGCCAGCCTCCTCCTTCACACCTCGGAGAACGAGGGATCCTCCTAG